The following proteins come from a genomic window of Acinetobacter baumannii:
- the nuoH gene encoding NADH-quinone oxidoreductase subunit NuoH: MNQEIIRQTPLWAENWPIAYAVVQAVVILLVVVLVAALMSFIERRLLAWWQDRYGPNRVGPGGMFQIVADMLKIMFKEDWTPKFADKLTFRLAPAVAMATAVLSFMVIPVSPALGVADMSIGLLFFMAMAGIAVYAVLFGGWSSNNKYSLLGGLRSAAQTISYEVFLGISLMGVVAIAGSFNLREIVEAQRDVWFIIPQFLGFLIFVVAGVAVTHRHPFDQPEAEQELAEGYHVEYGGMKWGMFFVAEYVNVVLISALIVTLFFGGWLAPFNLEIPFVPPVFWFVIKTAFFVMMFVLARGSLMRPRYDQVMNFGWKICLPLALVNLLVTGAVILMNQA, from the coding sequence ATGAATCAAGAAATTATACGTCAAACGCCACTTTGGGCTGAGAACTGGCCAATTGCTTACGCTGTTGTTCAAGCAGTTGTGATTTTGCTTGTTGTTGTTCTTGTTGCAGCGTTGATGTCTTTCATTGAGCGTCGTTTGCTTGCTTGGTGGCAAGACCGTTATGGTCCAAACCGTGTTGGTCCTGGTGGTATGTTCCAGATCGTTGCCGACATGCTTAAGATCATGTTCAAAGAAGACTGGACACCAAAATTTGCTGATAAATTAACTTTCCGTTTAGCTCCGGCAGTTGCGATGGCAACTGCGGTGCTTTCGTTCATGGTTATTCCTGTAAGCCCTGCATTGGGTGTTGCGGACATGAGCATCGGTTTGTTGTTCTTTATGGCAATGGCTGGTATTGCGGTTTATGCAGTGTTATTCGGTGGTTGGTCATCAAATAACAAATATTCATTACTCGGTGGTTTGCGTTCAGCTGCTCAAACAATTTCTTATGAAGTGTTCTTGGGTATCTCGCTAATGGGTGTGGTTGCAATCGCTGGTTCATTTAACCTTCGTGAAATTGTTGAAGCTCAACGTGATGTTTGGTTCATCATTCCACAGTTCTTAGGTTTCTTGATTTTCGTTGTTGCAGGTGTTGCGGTAACTCACCGTCACCCATTTGACCAACCTGAAGCAGAACAAGAATTGGCCGAAGGTTACCATGTTGAATATGGCGGTATGAAATGGGGTATGTTCTTCGTTGCTGAATATGTAAACGTTGTACTTATCTCTGCATTGATCGTGACTTTATTCTTTGGTGGCTGGTTAGCTCCATTCAATTTAGAAATTCCATTTGTTCCACCAGTGTTCTGGTTTGTGATTAAAACAGCATTCTTCGTAATGATGTTTGTATTGGCACGTGGTTCTTTAATGCGTCCACGTTACGACCAAGTCATGAACTTCGGTTGGAAAATTTGTTTGCCGCTGGCGTTGGTTAACCTATTGGTAACTGGTGCTGTGATTCTGATGAATCAGGCCTAA
- the nuoI gene encoding NADH-quinone oxidoreductase subunit NuoI, with protein sequence MYKILAGVGSIVRTLFMVFTHGFRKRDTILYPEVPAEEIVPPRYRGRIILTRDPDGEERCVACNLCAVACPVGCISLQKAEKEDGRWYPEFFRINFSRCIFCGMCEEACPTTAIQLTPDFELGEYVRQDLVYEKENLLISGPGKYPDYNFYRVTGMAINGKEKGQAQKESAPIDVRSLLP encoded by the coding sequence ATGTATAAAATTCTAGCTGGAGTTGGGTCAATCGTTCGGACGTTATTCATGGTATTTACCCATGGTTTCCGTAAACGTGACACAATTCTTTATCCAGAAGTACCAGCAGAGGAAATTGTACCACCTCGCTATCGTGGTCGTATTATCTTGACACGTGACCCGGATGGGGAAGAGCGTTGTGTGGCATGTAACCTTTGTGCGGTTGCATGTCCGGTTGGCTGTATTTCACTGCAAAAAGCTGAAAAAGAAGACGGACGTTGGTATCCGGAATTTTTCCGTATCAACTTCTCTCGTTGTATCTTCTGCGGTATGTGTGAAGAAGCATGTCCAACTACAGCGATTCAGCTAACTCCAGATTTCGAGTTGGGCGAATACGTACGTCAAGACCTCGTATATGAGAAAGAAAACTTGCTCATTTCAGGTCCAGGTAAATACCCAGACTATAACTTCTACCGTGTAACTGGTATGGCAATTAACGGTAAAGAGAAAGGTCAAGCACAAAAAGAAAGTGCACCAATCGATGTACGGAGTCTATTACCATGA
- the nuoJ gene encoding NADH-quinone oxidoreductase subunit J, giving the protein MWPFYLMALVAIVSTVRVVTNTNPVHALLSLIVSLLAVAGIFMIVGAPFAGALEIIVYAGAIMVLFVFVVMMLNLGQHTVEQERKWLSSDAWAYPALMSFLLGLLLVWMLGGEYTTISAPLGAQVIGPKVVGQALFTHYLLLVEVAAMLLLAALVAAYHLGKREPGAEEEKE; this is encoded by the coding sequence ATGTGGCCGTTTTATTTGATGGCGCTCGTGGCCATCGTTTCTACGGTTCGTGTAGTGACTAACACGAACCCTGTACATGCATTGCTTAGTCTGATTGTTTCATTGCTTGCTGTTGCTGGTATTTTCATGATCGTAGGTGCGCCGTTTGCCGGCGCCCTCGAAATCATTGTTTATGCTGGTGCGATTATGGTCTTGTTCGTATTCGTTGTGATGATGCTTAACTTAGGGCAACACACAGTTGAACAAGAGCGTAAATGGCTTTCTTCGGATGCTTGGGCATATCCAGCACTCATGAGCTTTTTACTTGGCTTACTTTTAGTTTGGATGCTTGGTGGTGAATATACAACCATCTCTGCACCACTTGGAGCACAAGTAATTGGACCAAAAGTTGTTGGTCAAGCGCTCTTTACACACTATTTATTGTTGGTTGAAGTTGCCGCGATGTTATTGCTAGCAGCCCTTGTTGCAGCATACCACTTAGGTAAACGTGAACCAGGTGCAGAAGAGGAAAAAGAATAA
- the nuoK gene encoding NADH-quinone oxidoreductase subunit NuoK: MGQIPLEHGLIVATILFALGFYGVMVRRNLLFMLMSLEIMMNAAALAFVLAGSVWAQPDGQVMFILILTLAAAEACIGLAIVLQFYHRFHHLDVDAASEMRG; the protein is encoded by the coding sequence ATGGGCCAGATCCCTTTAGAACATGGTTTGATTGTTGCGACCATTCTTTTTGCACTCGGTTTTTACGGTGTAATGGTGCGACGCAACCTACTATTTATGTTAATGAGCCTTGAGATCATGATGAATGCTGCAGCGTTAGCATTCGTTCTTGCGGGTAGCGTATGGGCACAACCAGATGGACAAGTCATGTTCATTCTGATTTTAACCCTTGCTGCGGCAGAGGCGTGTATCGGTCTTGCGATTGTCCTTCAGTTCTATCATCGCTTCCATCATTTGGATGTGGATGCTGCTAGTGAGATGCGCGGATGA
- the nuoL gene encoding NADH-quinone oxidoreductase subunit L, which translates to MSYLYLTVLFPLIGFILLAAGRDKLSENVAAIIGVGSVGLSALFALIAGMAFTSSGQQVFVQNLWIWFNVGGFAPGISLHLDGLSLLMMGMITGVGFLIHIFASWYMRGEEGYARFFSYFNLFVASMLLLVLGDNLALLFLGWEGVGLCSYLLIGFYYANPANGWAAIKAFTVTRVGDVFLLIALFLLYQQFGTLNTQYIVEHAAEVMTKSSSLTIWTALMLFLGAAGKSAQIPLQTWLADAMAGPTPVSALIHAATMVTAGVYLCCRLFSVFELAPEVMQFISVTGAVTLLVAGFAALVQTDIKRILAYSTMSQLGYMFMAVGAEAYQAGLFHMLAHAFFKALLFLSSGAVILAYHHEQNIFKMGGLFYKNKFLFACFAIGGGALAAIPFLTIGFFSKDAILGEVWVQGQSIALYNSLYWAGVAGAFLTSIYTFRLIWVVFFGKENTHYHEIKGATYWAPLGILAVLSTFVGAALKAPVANILNTAKIPEFHVAEQFVEGMHGAEHLAVGIALVGLAVGIGLFAFAYGAVKSFAKTSLGAGLAHICRTAFGFDALYDIVFVKPYLFFAKLFGRDPIDSLWLVLPALVKGGNSFTSSRQTGSLREYASSMSLGVVVLLMILIVIQVVGK; encoded by the coding sequence ATGAGTTATTTATATCTAACAGTATTATTTCCGCTAATCGGTTTTATTTTATTGGCGGCTGGGCGTGATAAGCTCTCTGAAAATGTTGCAGCAATTATTGGTGTAGGTTCTGTAGGTTTATCTGCATTATTTGCATTGATTGCTGGTATGGCATTTACCAGTAGCGGCCAGCAAGTTTTTGTTCAAAATCTTTGGATATGGTTCAATGTTGGTGGTTTCGCGCCTGGCATTAGCTTACATTTAGATGGCTTATCTTTACTCATGATGGGCATGATCACGGGTGTTGGTTTCCTAATCCACATCTTTGCATCATGGTACATGCGTGGTGAAGAAGGGTATGCGCGCTTCTTCTCTTACTTCAACCTGTTCGTTGCAAGCATGCTTTTGCTTGTGTTGGGTGACAACTTAGCGTTGTTATTCTTAGGTTGGGAAGGCGTAGGTCTATGCTCTTACTTGCTGATTGGTTTCTATTATGCAAACCCTGCAAATGGTTGGGCAGCGATCAAAGCATTTACAGTTACCCGTGTAGGTGACGTATTCTTACTTATCGCTTTATTCTTGCTTTACCAACAATTTGGTACGCTTAATACTCAGTACATCGTTGAACACGCAGCAGAAGTAATGACGAAGAGTTCGTCACTTACTATCTGGACTGCATTAATGTTGTTCTTGGGTGCTGCTGGTAAATCTGCACAAATTCCATTGCAAACATGGTTAGCAGATGCGATGGCAGGTCCTACACCTGTTTCTGCATTAATCCACGCAGCAACAATGGTAACAGCTGGTGTGTACTTGTGCTGCCGTCTATTCAGCGTATTTGAACTTGCACCTGAAGTGATGCAATTCATTTCGGTAACTGGTGCTGTAACTTTATTAGTTGCAGGCTTTGCTGCTCTCGTACAAACAGACATCAAACGTATTTTAGCTTACTCAACTATGAGTCAGCTTGGTTATATGTTTATGGCTGTAGGTGCAGAAGCGTATCAAGCTGGCTTGTTCCACATGTTGGCTCACGCATTCTTCAAAGCATTATTATTCTTGTCTTCTGGTGCAGTTATTCTTGCTTACCATCACGAACAAAATATTTTCAAAATGGGTGGTTTGTTCTACAAAAACAAATTCCTATTTGCATGTTTTGCGATTGGTGGCGGTGCATTAGCAGCTATCCCATTCTTAACAATCGGCTTCTTCTCTAAAGACGCGATTCTCGGTGAGGTTTGGGTACAAGGTCAATCGATTGCTTTATATAACAGCTTATATTGGGCTGGTGTAGCAGGTGCATTCCTGACTTCAATCTATACCTTCCGTTTAATCTGGGTTGTATTCTTCGGTAAAGAAAATACACATTACCATGAGATTAAAGGTGCTACTTACTGGGCTCCATTAGGTATCTTGGCTGTATTGTCTACTTTTGTCGGTGCTGCATTAAAAGCTCCAGTAGCAAATATTTTGAATACAGCAAAAATTCCTGAATTCCATGTTGCTGAACAATTTGTTGAAGGCATGCATGGGGCAGAGCATTTAGCAGTAGGTATCGCGCTTGTTGGTTTAGCTGTTGGTATTGGTCTATTTGCATTTGCTTACGGTGCAGTAAAATCGTTTGCAAAAACAAGTCTTGGTGCTGGCTTAGCTCATATTTGTCGTACTGCATTTGGTTTTGATGCGTTGTATGACATCGTTTTTGTTAAACCTTATTTATTCTTCGCCAAACTATTTGGTCGTGATCCGATTGACAGCTTATGGCTTGTTCTTCCTGCGCTTGTTAAAGGCGGAAACAGTTTCACAAGCTCACGTCAAACAGGTTCATTGCGTGAATACGCATCAAGCATGTCACTCGGTGTAGTGGTGTTATTGATGATCTTGATCGTTATTCAGGTAGTGGGGAAATAA
- the nuoM gene encoding NADH-quinone oxidoreductase subunit M, with the protein MENNLILPALILVPFIAGFTCWLVDKLDKTLPRWIALIGMLITLGLGLALWQSGTYSYELGSKVPTWTAEFYLPWIQSLGIGIHLAVDGLSLLMVLLTALLGVLAVGCSWGEIQKNVGFFHLNLLWSLGGVIGVFLAIDLFLFFFFWEMMLVPIYFLIALWGHKGSNGRSRVYAATKFFLYTQIAGLVMLIGILGLVVYGYMMTGMIGFDYNYLLAVANRLPAGFAYGFMICFFIGFAVKLPVFPLHGWLPDAHAQAPTAGSVDLAGILIKTAAYGLLRFVIPFFPAASAQFADIAIIFGLIGIFYGAWCAYQQTDMKRLLAYTSISHMGFVLLAIYAGNILTFQGLMIMMLAHGLSSAALFIMSGQIYERLHTRDLRLMGGLRGQLQYLPFFLMFFVAALVGVPGLGNFIGEFLILMGSFNKYPVFTIIASISLVFAGLYGLILIHRALFGEPNSEQKQHYTSPLKDLSAREVSILMICAIGLVWLGIYPQTFLDVSHSSMQWLVNSYVPVQEVVETVQQTATQLDHVEIQ; encoded by the coding sequence ATGGAAAACAATTTAATTTTACCCGCGCTGATCCTTGTTCCGTTCATTGCAGGTTTTACTTGTTGGTTAGTCGATAAACTCGACAAAACTTTGCCACGCTGGATCGCCTTAATTGGTATGCTCATCACGTTGGGCTTAGGTCTTGCACTTTGGCAAAGTGGTACTTATAGCTACGAGTTAGGCTCAAAAGTCCCAACTTGGACAGCTGAGTTTTACTTACCGTGGATTCAATCTCTCGGTATTGGCATTCACCTAGCAGTGGATGGCTTGTCTTTACTCATGGTGTTATTAACAGCTTTACTTGGTGTACTTGCTGTTGGTTGTTCATGGGGTGAGATCCAAAAGAATGTTGGTTTCTTCCACTTAAACTTGTTATGGAGTTTAGGGGGCGTTATCGGCGTGTTCTTGGCAATTGATTTGTTCCTATTCTTCTTCTTCTGGGAGATGATGCTTGTACCAATCTACTTCTTGATTGCGTTATGGGGTCATAAGGGTTCAAACGGTCGTTCACGTGTTTACGCTGCAACCAAGTTCTTCTTATATACGCAAATCGCTGGTTTAGTAATGTTAATCGGTATCCTTGGCCTTGTGGTTTATGGTTACATGATGACTGGTATGATCGGTTTTGATTACAACTATTTATTAGCTGTAGCGAATCGTTTACCTGCTGGCTTCGCGTATGGTTTCATGATCTGCTTCTTTATTGGTTTTGCAGTGAAGTTACCAGTTTTCCCATTGCATGGCTGGTTACCGGATGCCCATGCTCAAGCACCTACAGCGGGTTCTGTAGACTTGGCTGGTATCTTGATTAAAACAGCAGCGTACGGTTTGCTTCGTTTTGTAATTCCATTCTTCCCGGCAGCTTCTGCACAGTTTGCAGATATTGCAATTATTTTCGGTTTGATTGGTATTTTCTACGGCGCGTGGTGTGCTTACCAGCAAACTGATATGAAACGTTTACTTGCGTATACGTCGATTTCACATATGGGCTTCGTTTTACTTGCTATTTATGCAGGTAATATTTTGACCTTCCAAGGTCTAATGATCATGATGTTGGCACATGGTTTGTCATCAGCTGCATTGTTCATTATGTCTGGTCAAATCTACGAGCGCTTACATACACGTGATTTACGTTTGATGGGTGGTCTTCGTGGTCAGCTCCAGTATTTACCGTTCTTCTTAATGTTCTTCGTCGCAGCTCTTGTTGGTGTGCCAGGTTTAGGTAACTTTATTGGTGAATTCCTGATTTTGATGGGTTCATTTAATAAATATCCTGTATTCACGATCATTGCTTCTATCAGCCTTGTATTTGCAGGTTTGTATGGTTTGATCTTGATTCACCGTGCTTTGTTTGGTGAACCAAACTCTGAACAAAAGCAACACTACACTAGTCCGTTAAAAGACTTATCTGCTCGTGAAGTTAGTATTTTGATGATTTGTGCGATTGGTCTCGTTTGGCTTGGTATCTATCCACAAACATTCTTGGATGTATCTCATTCAAGCATGCAGTGGTTGGTCAATAGTTATGTACCAGTACAAGAAGTCGTTGAAACTGTTCAGCAAACAGCTACTCAACTTGACCATGTGGAGATCCAATAA
- the nuoN gene encoding NADH-quinone oxidoreductase subunit NuoN, translating into MNFTVSFSTLMPLAPVMIVALTAVVVMLLISIKRNHNLIATTSVVGLNLAALYILLELFGGKFVPANVMGMFMVDPFTMFYQFMILVASLACCTLSHAYIETYKDNREELYLLLLASVAGAMLMVASSHYASFFISLELMSIPVYGLLAYTYQRSQSLEAGIKYLVLSATASAMLLMGMAYIYAYTGSLSFYDSVQALFGAIKQPMVLLGLALIIFAVAFKLSLAPFHKWTPDVYAGAPAPMATFLATAAKVATIGLFVRYLLASGAIMVNSLVTVLTIIAVLSILVGNLLAVRQVNLKRILGYSSIAHFGYLLIALISMTYASLGSVTVYVVTYVLTTIGAFGAVALMSSPYNNVDEAQSLADYRGLFWRRPVLTATLTVMMLSLAGIPLTAGFIGKFLVVMAAVTTQHWFLAAMIIVGSGIGLYYYLRVMVVMYMTPPETPRIDADAHWGQKVGGLMVLAAAALVIILGVYPDPMINLALKAEILSPLHFMLSQQQ; encoded by the coding sequence ATGAACTTCACAGTATCATTTTCTACGCTTATGCCTTTAGCACCGGTGATGATTGTTGCTTTGACAGCAGTCGTCGTCATGCTGTTAATTTCAATTAAGCGTAACCATAATTTAATCGCAACAACCTCTGTTGTCGGTTTAAACCTTGCTGCACTTTATATCTTGTTAGAATTATTTGGCGGTAAATTTGTGCCGGCAAATGTGATGGGCATGTTTATGGTTGATCCATTTACCATGTTCTATCAATTCATGATTTTAGTTGCATCATTGGCTTGCTGTACTTTGTCTCATGCATATATTGAGACTTATAAAGACAACCGCGAAGAACTCTATCTTCTGTTACTTGCTTCTGTAGCAGGTGCAATGTTGATGGTTGCAAGTTCACACTATGCATCATTCTTCATTAGCCTTGAGTTAATGTCGATTCCTGTATACGGCTTACTTGCTTATACATATCAACGTAGTCAGTCGCTTGAAGCAGGGATTAAGTATCTTGTGCTTTCTGCAACAGCTTCTGCAATGTTGTTGATGGGTATGGCGTATATCTACGCTTATACTGGTTCACTTTCATTCTATGATTCTGTACAAGCTTTATTTGGCGCAATCAAACAGCCAATGGTGTTATTAGGTTTAGCACTCATTATTTTTGCTGTTGCATTCAAATTGTCGCTTGCACCGTTCCATAAATGGACACCAGATGTATATGCAGGTGCACCAGCTCCAATGGCAACGTTCTTGGCGACTGCTGCTAAAGTTGCAACAATTGGTTTGTTCGTACGTTATTTGCTTGCTTCTGGCGCAATCATGGTGAACTCGCTAGTGACTGTTTTGACAATCATTGCCGTATTGTCAATTTTAGTCGGTAACTTGCTCGCTGTTCGTCAGGTCAACTTAAAGCGTATTTTGGGTTATTCATCTATTGCTCACTTTGGTTATTTGTTAATTGCTTTAATCAGCATGACATATGCAAGCTTGGGCAGCGTAACTGTGTATGTGGTGACTTATGTATTAACGACTATTGGTGCTTTTGGTGCAGTAGCGTTAATGTCTAGCCCATATAACAACGTAGATGAAGCGCAAAGCCTTGCAGACTACCGTGGTTTGTTCTGGCGCCGTCCAGTACTTACAGCAACATTAACAGTCATGATGTTATCTTTGGCTGGTATTCCATTAACAGCAGGCTTCATTGGTAAGTTCTTGGTTGTTATGGCTGCTGTAACAACTCAACACTGGTTCTTAGCTGCAATGATTATTGTGGGTAGTGGTATTGGTTTGTATTACTACTTACGTGTGATGGTTGTTATGTATATGACTCCACCTGAAACTCCTCGTATTGATGCTGATGCACATTGGGGACAAAAAGTGGGTGGTTTAATGGTATTGGCTGCTGCTGCATTAGTTATTATTTTGGGTGTTTATCCAGATCCAATGATTAATTTGGCATTAAAAGCAGAAATTTTATCTCCATTACATTTCATGCTTTCTCAGCAACAATAA
- the upp gene encoding uracil phosphoribosyltransferase: MAIQEIRHPLIRHKLGLLRRADISTKNFRELAQEVTMLLTYEATKDLPVVDCEIEGWAGNVTTQRIAGKKITIVPILRAGIGMLDGVLNLIPSAKVSVLGLERDEATLEVRTYYKKLVPDVANRIAMIIDPMLATGNSLVAAIDVLKASGCKDIRVMVLVAAPEGIAKVEAAHPDIQLYTASIDNGLNEHGYIVPGLGDAGDKIFGSVQKD, from the coding sequence GTGGCCATTCAAGAAATTCGTCACCCACTTATTCGTCATAAATTAGGTTTATTACGTCGTGCTGACATCAGTACCAAGAATTTCCGTGAGCTTGCTCAGGAAGTGACTATGTTATTGACATATGAAGCGACGAAAGACTTACCAGTTGTGGATTGTGAGATTGAAGGTTGGGCTGGCAATGTTACTACTCAGCGTATCGCGGGTAAAAAAATAACGATTGTACCGATTTTGCGTGCAGGTATCGGTATGCTTGATGGTGTGCTTAACCTAATTCCAAGTGCAAAAGTAAGTGTGTTAGGGCTTGAGCGTGATGAAGCAACTCTAGAAGTACGTACTTACTATAAAAAGTTAGTTCCTGATGTCGCTAACCGTATTGCCATGATTATTGATCCAATGTTGGCAACAGGTAATTCTTTAGTTGCTGCTATTGATGTATTAAAGGCAAGTGGATGTAAAGATATCCGTGTTATGGTGTTAGTTGCAGCACCTGAAGGAATCGCGAAAGTAGAGGCAGCACATCCTGATATTCAGCTTTATACTGCATCTATTGATAATGGCTTAAATGAACATGGTTATATTGTTCCAGGTTTAGGCGATGCTGGTGACAAGATTTTTGGTAGTGTTCAAAAAGACTAA
- a CDS encoding cold shock domain-containing protein gives MKQEFYTGRIKQYNADKGFGFISTTEGDIFFHISDFPASEGEPKRNEKVRFLAADNRGKFKAIKIERIDPNPAKTKKTKIADHNKAITSELLSNFRR, from the coding sequence ATGAAGCAAGAGTTTTATACTGGAAGGATAAAACAATATAACGCCGATAAAGGATTTGGTTTTATTTCGACGACTGAAGGAGATATTTTCTTTCATATTTCTGATTTCCCTGCATCCGAAGGTGAACCGAAAAGAAATGAAAAAGTGAGATTTCTTGCTGCAGATAATCGAGGAAAATTTAAAGCAATTAAAATTGAGCGTATTGATCCTAACCCTGCGAAGACTAAGAAAACTAAAATTGCTGATCACAATAAAGCGATCACAAGTGAGTTATTGTCTAATTTCCGCCGCTAA
- the gigC gene encoding LysR family transcriptional regulator GigC — translation MRMTLRQLAVFVAVAQEGTVTKASDAVRLTQSAASMALADLEDGLGAPLFDRLGKRLQLNDLGRFLLPQALEILGRCEAFEQAAKGELQSIDLRIGATLTISDYLMPDLMANFLQRHPQAHLQLQVGNTRQMIEAVNQFQLDLALIEGSCHLPQLQCIHWRDDELAVCCSPDHPLTRLNRPLTPQDFHDVEWILREEGSGTREVFDNAILQDLPDANIRLTLGHNEAILKIVAGGLGMSCISKLAIEPLSEKGQLVILDTPFWQLTRPLYMLVHRQKYQGPGLKAFLKFCDEDQA, via the coding sequence ATGCGGATGACATTACGCCAGTTGGCTGTTTTTGTAGCAGTCGCCCAAGAAGGAACCGTTACTAAAGCCAGTGATGCGGTCAGACTGACGCAAAGTGCAGCAAGTATGGCTTTAGCCGATTTAGAAGACGGCTTAGGTGCTCCTTTATTTGATCGTTTAGGTAAGCGCTTGCAGCTAAATGATCTTGGACGTTTTCTGCTTCCCCAAGCATTAGAAATTTTAGGCCGCTGTGAAGCCTTTGAACAAGCAGCCAAGGGTGAGTTACAGAGTATTGACCTTCGTATCGGGGCTACTTTAACCATCAGTGATTATCTAATGCCAGATTTAATGGCTAACTTCTTACAACGTCATCCACAAGCGCATTTACAACTTCAAGTTGGTAACACACGCCAAATGATTGAAGCTGTAAATCAGTTTCAGCTTGATTTAGCTTTAATTGAAGGGTCTTGTCACTTACCTCAACTCCAATGTATTCACTGGCGTGACGATGAGCTAGCAGTGTGCTGCTCACCTGACCATCCGTTAACACGTTTAAATCGCCCACTTACCCCTCAAGATTTTCATGACGTAGAATGGATCTTACGTGAAGAAGGTTCAGGTACTCGTGAAGTCTTTGATAATGCAATTTTGCAAGATTTACCAGATGCAAACATCCGTTTGACGCTTGGACATAACGAAGCGATCTTAAAAATAGTGGCTGGCGGTTTAGGAATGTCGTGTATTTCAAAGTTAGCGATTGAACCTTTAAGTGAAAAAGGTCAACTTGTTATTTTAGATACTCCATTTTGGCAACTTACCCGCCCTCTTTATATGCTAGTGCACCGCCAAAAATATCAAGGTCCGGGCCTTAAAGCATTTTTAAAATTTTGCGATGAAGATCAGGCTTAA
- a CDS encoding ferredoxin--NADP reductase: MSIEKFSVEKVLSVHRWTPTLFSFTMTRPSHFKFTAGQFARIGLKVGDELVVRAYSVVSSPFDETLEFFSIVVPDGAFTSNLQHLKVGDELYLEKIPYGYLTLARYQQPLPHDLWLLATGTGLAPFLSMLQDFETWSNYQKINLVYSVRTAAELAYVDRIQEIAETFGEGHSGFKFIPIITRDPSAPLHERLPVLIENGELEKVAGLELSPASSHVMLCGNPQMVDDTKEALKRRGLTMNRRGEGNIAVENYW, translated from the coding sequence ATGTCAATTGAAAAATTTAGCGTAGAAAAAGTTTTATCTGTTCATCGTTGGACCCCAACACTTTTCAGTTTTACCATGACGCGTCCTTCGCATTTTAAATTTACGGCAGGGCAATTTGCGCGTATTGGTTTAAAGGTAGGAGATGAGCTGGTTGTCCGTGCGTATTCGGTGGTGTCTTCTCCATTTGATGAAACGCTAGAGTTTTTCTCAATTGTAGTACCAGACGGTGCCTTCACTTCGAATCTACAGCATTTGAAAGTGGGTGATGAGCTTTATTTGGAAAAAATTCCATATGGTTACCTGACGTTGGCACGCTATCAACAGCCTTTACCGCATGATCTGTGGTTACTGGCAACAGGTACAGGCTTGGCTCCATTTTTGTCGATGCTACAAGACTTTGAAACTTGGTCTAATTACCAGAAAATAAACTTGGTCTACAGTGTTCGTACTGCGGCTGAGCTGGCTTATGTTGACCGTATTCAAGAGATTGCTGAAACGTTTGGGGAAGGGCATAGCGGTTTTAAATTTATTCCTATCATTACCCGAGATCCATCTGCGCCGTTGCATGAGCGCTTACCTGTATTAATCGAAAATGGTGAGCTAGAAAAAGTAGCAGGCTTAGAACTCAGCCCAGCATCAAGTCATGTCATGCTTTGTGGAAACCCACAAATGGTTGATGATACGAAAGAGGCTCTAAAACGCCGTGGTCTCACAATGAATCGTCGCGGTGAAGGAAATATTGCGGTAGAAAATTACTGGTAA